The proteins below are encoded in one region of Rhinolophus sinicus isolate RSC01 linkage group LG07, ASM3656204v1, whole genome shotgun sequence:
- the TDO2 gene encoding tryptophan 2,3-dioxygenase — MSGCPFLENDFGYAFRKLSLEGSEEDKSQSGVNRASKGGLIYGNYLHLEKILNAQELQSEVKGKKIHDEHLFIITHQAYELWFKQILWELDSVRELFQNGHVRDERNMLKVVARMQRVVVILRLLVEQFSVLETMTPLDFNDFREYLSPASGFQSFQFRLLENKIGVLQSLRVPYNRRHYRDNFKGEDNELLLKSEQEKTLLQLVEAWLERTPGLEPHGFNFWQKFEKNIVKGLEEEFKMIQAKEESEYKEEQMVEFQKQKDLLLSLFDEKRHEHLLNKGERRLSYKALQGALMIYFYREEPRFQVPFQLLTSLMDIDTLMTKWRYNHVCLVHRMLGSKAGTGGSSGYQYLRSTVSDRYKVFVDLFNISTYLVPRHWIPKMNPIIHKFLYTAEYCDSSYFSSEESD; from the exons ATGAGTGGCTgcccatttttagaaaatgactttGG ATACGCTTTTAGAAAACTATCTTTGGAAGGCAGTGAAGAAGACAAATCACAAAGTGGTGTGAATAGAGCCAGTAAAGGAGGACTTATCTATGGGAATTACCTGCAT TTGGAAAAAATTTTGAACGCACAGGAGCTTCAAAGtgaagtgaaaggaaagaaaatccacgatgaacatcttttcatcaTAACTCATCAAG CTTATGAACTCTGGTTTAAGCAAATCCTCTGGGAATTAGATTCTGTTCGAGAGCTCTTCCAGAATGGCCAT GTCAGGGATGAAAGGAATATGCTTAAGGTTGTCGCTCGAATGCAGCGAGTGGTGGTGATCCTTAGACTCCTGGTAGAGCAGTTTTCCGTCTTGGAAACGATGACACCCTTGGACTTCAATGACTTCAG agagTACTTATCTCCAGCCTCCGGCTTCCAGAGCTTCCAATTCCGACTATTAGAAAACAAGATAGGTGTCCTTCAGAGTTTGAGAGTCCCTTATAACAGGAGACATTATCGAGATAACTTCAAAGGAGAAGACAATGAACTGCTACTTAAGTCTGAGCAAGAAAAAACACTTCTGCAACTAGTGGAG GCATGGCTGGAAAGAACACCAGGTTTAGAACCACATGGATTTAACTTCTggcaaaagtttgaaaaaaatattgtcaaaggACTGGAAGAAGAATTCAAAATGATTCAG GCTAAGGAAGAGTCAGAGTACAAAGAGGAACAAATGGttgaatttcagaaacaaaaagattTGTTACTCTCTTTATTTGATGAGAAACGTCATGAACACCTCCTTAATAAAG GTGAAAGACGACTGTCATACAAAGCACTTCAGGGGGCCTTGATGATATATTTTTACAG GGAAGAACCTAGATTCCAAGTTCCTTTTCAGTTGCTGACTTCTCTCATGGACATAGACACACTCATGACCAAATGGAGAT ATAACCACGTGTGCCTGGTGCACAGAATGCTAGGCAGCAAAGCTGGCACCGGAGGGTCCTCAGGCTACCAGTACCTGCGCTCAACAGTGAG TGACAGGTACAAGGTATTTGtagatttatttaatatttcaacatATCTGGTTCCCCGACACTGGATACCAAAGATGAACCCAATTATTCATAAATTCCTTTACACGGCTGAATATTGTGACAGCTCTTACTTCAGCAGTGAAGAATCAGATTAA